A window of Hymenobacter aerilatus contains these coding sequences:
- a CDS encoding tetratricopeptide repeat protein, with the protein MSKIPYTRNSSQNRPQRVPADPLQPTTNEGRYGTPEHPLLEDPDALAIRLAESEDFVRRNKNLLLGLLAVVVLAVVGAIGYYMWRSSQDEKAQTAMFQAVNYWEADSLNKAMQGDGQYDGLTTIASEYGNTKAGNLASFYAGVAALKQGKYQAAIDYLEDFSSDDLLVQARAYSLIGDANMELNKYKEAADFYDKAANYKSNEYFSPEYLMKKATAQEMAKDYSGAVETYDKIINDYQSAQQVNEARQLKARDEALAGK; encoded by the coding sequence ATGTCTAAGATTCCTTATACGCGCAATAGTTCACAGAATCGCCCGCAACGGGTGCCTGCCGACCCGTTGCAGCCCACAACCAACGAAGGGCGCTATGGCACGCCTGAGCACCCGTTACTTGAAGATCCGGATGCGCTAGCTATCCGTTTGGCTGAGTCGGAGGATTTTGTGCGGCGTAATAAAAATCTGCTGCTGGGGTTGTTGGCTGTAGTGGTACTAGCCGTGGTAGGCGCTATAGGCTATTATATGTGGCGTTCGTCGCAAGACGAGAAAGCGCAGACTGCCATGTTTCAGGCCGTCAACTACTGGGAAGCCGACTCCTTGAACAAAGCCATGCAAGGCGATGGACAATATGACGGTCTTACTACCATTGCGTCGGAATACGGCAACACAAAAGCCGGCAACTTGGCTAGCTTCTATGCTGGAGTAGCTGCGCTGAAGCAGGGTAAGTATCAGGCTGCTATTGATTATCTGGAAGACTTTAGCTCCGATGATCTGCTGGTGCAGGCCCGTGCTTACTCTTTGATAGGTGATGCCAACATGGAGTTGAACAAGTACAAGGAAGCCGCTGATTTTTACGACAAGGCTGCCAACTACAAGTCCAATGAGTATTTCTCGCCTGAGTATCTAATGAAGAAAGCAACGGCGCAGGAAATGGCGAAAGATTACAGCGGCGCAGTGGAGACATATGATAAAATCATTAATGACTACCAGAGCGCTCAGCAAGTAAACGAAGCTCGTCAGTTGAAAGCCCGCGACGAAGCATTAGCAGGCAAGTAA
- the pdhA gene encoding pyruvate dehydrogenase (acetyl-transferring) E1 component subunit alpha, translating into MAETKVKAAPKASKESKPAKTKNAPSGKAKPSEAAQEATELTETVQQPDSGAPASNPEAKEATGAPKATTPDNPEFSKEQYLSWYEQMQLMRKFEEKAGQLYGQQKIKGFCHLYIGQEACVAGAVSALTKDDKWITAYRDHAHPLALGTSPNAIMAELFAKATGCSKGKGGSMHIFDKEVNFVGGHGIVGGQIPLGAGIAFAEKYNKTGNLCICYMGDGAVRQGALHEAFNMAMLWKLPVIFVIENNGYAMGTSVQRTSNVIELYKLGLSYDMPSEPVNAMNVEDVHEAVARAAERARAGEGPTLLEFKTYRYKGHSMSDPAKYRTKEELEDFRSRDSIEAVRHTILTHNFATEDELNAVDENIKGRVQESVDFAENSPFPDPEELYRDVYVEEDYPFIRE; encoded by the coding sequence ATGGCGGAGACGAAAGTAAAGGCTGCCCCCAAAGCTTCCAAGGAGAGCAAGCCAGCTAAAACGAAAAATGCCCCTAGCGGCAAGGCCAAACCTTCCGAAGCTGCGCAAGAAGCAACGGAGCTGACGGAAACGGTTCAGCAACCCGATTCGGGTGCGCCGGCCTCCAATCCCGAGGCGAAAGAGGCTACCGGCGCCCCTAAGGCTACGACTCCGGATAACCCAGAGTTTTCCAAAGAGCAGTACCTATCTTGGTATGAGCAGATGCAGCTCATGCGCAAGTTTGAGGAAAAAGCAGGGCAGCTATATGGTCAGCAAAAGATCAAAGGCTTCTGCCACTTGTATATTGGACAAGAGGCTTGCGTAGCAGGTGCCGTATCGGCCCTCACCAAAGACGATAAGTGGATTACGGCCTACCGTGACCACGCCCACCCTCTGGCCCTGGGCACTTCGCCTAATGCCATCATGGCCGAGCTGTTTGCAAAAGCTACGGGTTGTTCTAAGGGCAAAGGTGGCTCCATGCACATCTTCGATAAAGAGGTGAACTTCGTTGGCGGCCACGGTATTGTTGGCGGTCAGATTCCGCTGGGCGCTGGTATTGCCTTTGCTGAGAAATACAACAAGACGGGCAACCTCTGCATTTGCTACATGGGCGACGGAGCCGTGCGCCAGGGCGCTTTGCATGAAGCCTTCAACATGGCAATGCTGTGGAAGCTGCCCGTTATTTTCGTTATCGAAAATAACGGTTACGCTATGGGTACTTCCGTGCAGCGTACTTCCAACGTGATTGAGCTGTACAAGCTAGGACTGTCGTATGACATGCCCTCGGAGCCAGTGAATGCCATGAACGTAGAGGATGTACACGAAGCCGTAGCCCGCGCCGCCGAGCGTGCCCGCGCCGGCGAAGGTCCTACCCTGTTAGAGTTCAAGACCTATCGCTACAAAGGCCACTCGATGAGTGACCCGGCAAAATACCGCACTAAAGAAGAGCTAGAGGATTTCCGCTCGCGCGACTCCATTGAAGCCGTGCGCCACACGATTCTGACGCACAACTTTGCGACGGAAGATGAACTCAACGCCGTTGACGAGAATATCAAAGGTCGGGTGCAGGAGTCGGTTGATTTCGCTGAAAACTCGCCCTTCCCCGATCCGGAAGAACTCTACCGCGACGTATACGTGGAGGAAGATTATCCATTCATCCGCGAATAG
- the recF gene encoding DNA replication/repair protein RecF (All proteins in this family for which functions are known are DNA-binding proteins that assist the filamentation of RecA onto DNA for the initiation of recombination or recombinational repair.) produces MNLETLHLLFFKNYEEVNLRLSPHINCFIGDNGSGKTNLLDAIHYLSLTKSAFNAADTQTIKHGEEFFVVRGRFHALSSDHADEVIQCSLRMGQKKTVTHDKQPYERISDHIGRYPVVLISPYDTDLIRQGSEDRRRYFDSLMSQLDHTYLELLISYSHLLRQRNALLKAANGQAYDRDYLLVLDEQLAPLGEQLAQLRQQFLDEFTPLFQKHYQQLSDDREEVTLTYKSQVPATDFLKVLRLNERKDLLLQRTHAGPHRDDFVFLMNDLPVKNYGSQGQQKSYAIALKLAQFEILAIRKQQKPILLLDDIFDRLDEKRITQLMRLVADHTFGQVFLTDTHLDRTDRVLSTLSEQISRFRVENGAVSPL; encoded by the coding sequence ATGAATCTTGAAACTCTGCACCTTCTCTTCTTCAAAAACTACGAAGAAGTCAATCTACGCCTCTCGCCGCACATTAATTGCTTCATTGGCGACAATGGTAGTGGCAAAACCAATCTACTGGATGCTATTCACTATTTATCACTTACTAAGAGTGCTTTCAACGCGGCTGATACGCAGACAATTAAACACGGTGAAGAGTTCTTTGTAGTGCGTGGCCGGTTTCATGCTCTTTCTTCTGACCATGCCGATGAGGTTATCCAATGTAGTCTGCGGATGGGCCAGAAGAAAACCGTTACGCACGACAAACAGCCCTATGAGCGGATATCCGACCACATCGGGCGCTACCCTGTTGTGTTGATTTCGCCTTATGATACAGACCTAATTCGGCAGGGTAGCGAGGACCGGCGCCGCTACTTTGATAGTTTGATGTCGCAGCTCGATCATACGTATCTAGAGCTATTAATTTCTTACTCACATTTGCTGCGCCAACGAAACGCGCTGCTCAAAGCTGCTAATGGCCAAGCGTACGACCGGGATTATCTATTGGTATTAGATGAACAATTAGCGCCCCTCGGAGAGCAACTAGCTCAGCTTCGCCAGCAATTCTTGGATGAATTTACACCGCTTTTTCAGAAGCACTACCAGCAACTTTCCGACGACCGGGAGGAAGTGACGCTTACTTATAAGAGCCAAGTACCAGCCACTGACTTTCTGAAAGTACTGCGTCTCAACGAACGCAAAGATCTGTTACTTCAGCGTACCCACGCCGGCCCACACCGCGACGATTTCGTTTTTCTGATGAACGACTTACCTGTTAAGAACTACGGCTCGCAGGGTCAGCAAAAGTCGTATGCCATTGCTTTAAAACTTGCGCAGTTCGAGATACTAGCCATCCGTAAGCAGCAAAAACCCATTCTACTGCTAGACGATATTTTCGACCGATTAGATGAGAAGCGCATTACCCAATTAATGCGCTTAGTGGCTGACCATACTTTCGGCCAGGTTTTCTTAACGGATACTCACCTCGACCGGACTGATCGAGTCTTATCAACGCTATCTGAACAAATCAGCCGCTTTCGTGTAGAGAACGGCGCAGTCTCTCCGTTATAG
- a CDS encoding DUF721 domain-containing protein — translation MKKHKSSENYRQADIIPLKDGISALLKAYRIQGKLNEVVVVSSWERVMGKAVALKTQEVFVSKGKLFVRLTSAPLKHELVMAKTRVLEIINAEVGEEIIKEVVFL, via the coding sequence GTGAAAAAACATAAGTCTTCAGAAAATTACCGACAGGCAGATATTATTCCTTTGAAGGACGGTATTAGTGCTTTGCTGAAGGCTTACCGCATACAGGGCAAACTGAATGAGGTGGTTGTCGTTTCCAGTTGGGAACGGGTGATGGGAAAGGCTGTGGCCTTAAAAACACAAGAAGTATTTGTGAGTAAAGGAAAACTGTTTGTCCGTCTCACTTCTGCCCCTCTCAAGCATGAGCTCGTGATGGCCAAGACAAGAGTACTGGAGATTATCAACGCAGAGGTTGGCGAGGAGATAATTAAAGAAGTAGTCTTTCTATAA
- a CDS encoding helix-turn-helix domain-containing protein has product MPHQGEILQNAIKNSGISITRIVDELGITRPTIYRKFKDDTLDYDFVKKIGDIIGHDFSQDFTQSHQSVLSFVTNAPTKVSSPSALQRNTSPVTSSQDQTEQLLALQTKYIALLEAYNELLIKVYGPK; this is encoded by the coding sequence ATGCCTCATCAAGGAGAAATACTGCAAAATGCTATTAAAAACAGTGGTATTTCTATCACGCGCATTGTTGACGAACTAGGTATTACACGACCTACAATCTATCGTAAATTCAAGGATGATACACTTGATTACGACTTTGTAAAAAAAATAGGTGACATTATTGGGCATGATTTCTCTCAAGACTTTACACAAAGTCATCAGTCTGTTCTGTCATTTGTAACGAACGCCCCTACAAAAGTGTCTAGTCCTTCTGCTTTACAGCGTAACACCTCCCCTGTAACATCTTCTCAGGATCAAACAGAACAGCTTTTAGCTCTCCAAACCAAGTACATTGCTTTACTCGAAGCTTATAATGAGCTATTGATAAAAGTGTATGGTCCTAAATAA
- a CDS encoding DUF2939 domain-containing protein: MTRLFSLFIEYSTMKKAFLLVTLLSVLIGGYWYYRTTAAGPKYSLLKAAAAVQSHDVAAFEQYVDVESIASDIVDQVTTQRTTLKLLNPGGVAFMSSLRLLKPQLAAAAREEVQRYVETGSVEAATAAQSKRPLNVSILGLAGKMVSPDSKFKDVKYVKEESSEQALVGLEFTQPAYDTTLVLELKMIKRDDHWQVTQVTNTDELIRHVARLEKQRMLRK; encoded by the coding sequence ATGACCCGTCTTTTCAGTTTGTTTATAGAATACTCTACCATGAAAAAAGCTTTTTTACTTGTCACATTGCTCTCTGTGCTGATAGGCGGCTATTGGTATTACCGCACTACAGCAGCAGGCCCGAAATATTCTCTATTGAAGGCAGCAGCCGCAGTACAATCACACGACGTAGCGGCATTCGAGCAATACGTAGACGTGGAAAGCATAGCAAGTGATATAGTAGATCAAGTAACTACCCAGCGTACTACCCTGAAATTACTGAACCCAGGTGGTGTCGCTTTTATGAGTAGCCTACGATTACTTAAGCCACAACTAGCCGCAGCTGCGCGCGAGGAAGTACAGCGCTATGTAGAAACTGGCTCCGTAGAAGCTGCAACAGCCGCTCAGTCAAAGCGTCCGCTCAACGTATCGATACTAGGCTTGGCTGGTAAGATGGTGAGTCCCGACAGCAAATTCAAAGACGTAAAATATGTGAAGGAAGAAAGTAGTGAGCAGGCTTTGGTTGGGCTGGAATTCACGCAGCCTGCATACGACACTACTTTGGTGCTGGAGTTGAAGATGATCAAGCGCGATGACCATTGGCAAGTAACGCAAGTGACCAATACAGATGAGCTAATACGCCACGTGGCACGATTGGAAAAGCAACGAATGCTTAGAAAGTAA
- a CDS encoding rhomboid family intramembrane serine protease, with translation MDITLILVVLTAIVSVYAWSNPTFLDKWILSPFLVAKRQEYYRFLTSGFLHADWMHLLFNMFAFFSFGQLVQGGFEQIFGVEGSLWRYLLLYLGGIIVSDIPTYLRHRQDPDYRSLGASGGVASVIFSGILFQPIGGIHIFPIPFSIPGFIFGFLYLGYSYYMGRRSGDNINHDAHFYGALYGVVLTLVFIPQIGPYFIQQIQQYLF, from the coding sequence ATGGACATTACCCTCATTCTGGTCGTCCTAACGGCCATCGTTTCCGTCTACGCCTGGTCGAACCCGACCTTCTTAGACAAATGGATTCTGAGTCCCTTCCTAGTGGCCAAGCGGCAGGAATACTACCGCTTCCTCACTTCCGGCTTTCTGCACGCCGACTGGATGCACTTACTCTTCAACATGTTTGCCTTCTTCTCCTTCGGGCAGTTGGTGCAAGGCGGATTCGAGCAGATTTTCGGGGTTGAAGGCAGCCTATGGCGTTACCTATTACTCTACCTGGGCGGCATCATCGTTTCTGATATCCCCACCTACCTCCGTCACCGCCAAGACCCCGACTACCGTAGCCTGGGTGCATCCGGTGGGGTAGCGTCTGTTATTTTCTCAGGTATCCTGTTCCAGCCAATTGGTGGTATTCACATCTTCCCGATTCCATTTAGCATTCCCGGCTTCATTTTCGGCTTTCTCTACCTTGGCTATTCCTACTATATGGGCCGTCGGTCGGGCGATAATATCAACCATGATGCGCACTTCTACGGGGCTTTATATGGGGTAGTGCTCACGTTGGTTTTCATTCCACAGATTGGCCCTTACTTCATTCAGCAAATACAACAATATTTGTTTTAA
- a CDS encoding polyprenyl synthetase family protein translates to MDISALTRTINDQLALLSYGDQPTSLYEPIRYIMALGGKRIRPLLTLLGAQLFTDDLTPVLKPALATEVFHNFTLLHDDLMDQAPLRRGQATVHEKWNPNVAILSGDVMLVRAYELFFDVPAALLPTVLRRFSQTAAEVCEGQQWDMNFEIDSEVSIAQYLDMIRLKTAVLLGFALELGALLGGAPASEADQLRQFGTAIGIAFQLRDDLLDVYGDAATFGKRVGGDIVSDKKTFLLLTAQAQASAAQQAVLQQHIGQPVFDAERKVQAVTAVYDELNIRAQTEALINEYFEAALAHLEQVAVLAARKEPLHRLALQLMERES, encoded by the coding sequence GTGGATATTTCTGCCCTTACACGCACGATAAACGACCAACTGGCCCTCCTGTCCTACGGCGACCAACCCACGTCGCTATACGAGCCAATTCGCTACATCATGGCCCTTGGCGGCAAGCGTATCCGGCCGCTGCTCACGCTCCTCGGCGCCCAGCTCTTCACCGACGACTTAACGCCTGTTCTGAAGCCTGCGCTGGCCACCGAGGTATTCCACAATTTCACGCTTCTGCACGACGATTTGATGGACCAGGCCCCCCTGCGCCGTGGCCAGGCTACTGTGCATGAAAAGTGGAACCCTAACGTGGCCATCCTGAGTGGCGACGTAATGCTGGTGCGGGCCTACGAGCTGTTTTTCGACGTGCCGGCTGCGCTACTTCCTACCGTATTGCGTCGCTTCAGCCAGACCGCCGCCGAGGTATGTGAAGGACAGCAGTGGGATATGAATTTTGAAATCGACTCTGAGGTAAGCATTGCGCAGTACCTTGATATGATCCGGCTGAAAACAGCTGTCTTGCTCGGCTTTGCGCTAGAGCTGGGCGCCCTGCTCGGCGGGGCACCCGCTTCCGAAGCCGACCAACTGCGGCAGTTCGGAACGGCCATCGGCATAGCTTTTCAACTCCGCGACGACCTGCTGGATGTGTATGGGGACGCTGCTACCTTCGGCAAGCGGGTAGGGGGCGACATTGTATCTGATAAAAAAACGTTCCTACTACTTACAGCCCAGGCGCAAGCTAGTGCTGCGCAACAAGCCGTATTGCAGCAGCACATCGGGCAGCCGGTATTTGATGCCGAACGCAAAGTACAGGCAGTAACGGCTGTATATGACGAGCTAAACATTCGTGCCCAAACCGAGGCGCTTATCAACGAATACTTCGAAGCAGCGCTGGCCCATCTGGAGCAGGTGGCGGTACTAGCAGCTCGCAAAGAGCCCCTCCACCGACTAGCGCTCCAACTGATGGAGCGTGAAAGCTAG
- the rnr gene encoding ribonuclease R gives MKRKDDSAAPRASRAKAASTPQQASAPTASVTINQVAREFFTSNETLIPYRQLARRLGVTTKEQREVLFGHLRTLRETGQLELVGNDEYRLAGTDSTAPAPAAAPEVAATELTPDAAKGSKKSKYATAKQRQNEEPTPEQSTSQEEDEAVSKGRPVEAEFGKDPVVHRRREAGFDHAGDVRHQKKRRPERAAETERPGEYITGRVDLATQKFAFVVSDESEEDVRVFTDRLMFAMDGDTVRVRLRGQRDGRPVGDVVEVLNREKDTVVGRLMTQNAGFGFVKPDYRKLYFDVFVPTDGLHEARDGEKVLVKITEWPEDPGRQPVGEVVRSFGQAGENEAEINAIMAEFGLPFEFPAEVEAESEAIPDVISAKEIERRRDFRDVTTFTIDPADAKDFDDALSLRQLENGHWEIGVHIADVTHYVRPDTALEKEAEFRATSVYLVDRVIPMLPERLSNGLCSLRPNEDKLTFSAVFELDEKGKLYDAWYGKTIIHSDRRFSYEEAQERIESKEGDFATEVNLLNSIAKKLNEQRFKKGAISFETQEVKFRLDENGKPVGVYVKERKDAHKMIEEFMLLANRKVAEFVFKIKARKPRMTMVYRIHEAPDPDRLQNFALFAQKFGHTLDLTNPKKLSAELNDLSEEVIGKPEQNVIQTLAIRTMSKAIYSTEPIGHFGLAFEHYTHFTSPIRRYPDMMVHRLLEHYLEGGKNVPVEPVEEECKHSSEREKRAATAERASIKYKQVEYMADEIGAEFTGVVSGLTEWGVYVEIEENKCEGMVRISDIPGDYFELDKDNYRLVGKKTKRVIQFGDPLQVVVKSANLLDRTIDFDLVDRRPDAVKRREKDEKRGNRGGSRHGGGKESSSKPGKGGGKRRR, from the coding sequence ATGAAAAGAAAAGACGATTCCGCCGCTCCCCGCGCCTCCCGCGCGAAGGCTGCCAGCACTCCGCAACAAGCGAGTGCCCCCACCGCTTCGGTTACCATCAATCAGGTAGCCCGCGAATTTTTCACTTCCAACGAAACCTTAATTCCCTACCGCCAGCTGGCACGCCGTCTCGGTGTGACTACGAAGGAGCAGCGCGAGGTGCTATTTGGTCACCTGCGTACCCTGCGCGAAACCGGGCAGCTGGAGTTGGTCGGCAACGACGAGTACCGCCTGGCCGGTACCGATTCGACCGCCCCGGCACCCGCTGCTGCGCCCGAAGTAGCAGCCACTGAGCTCACCCCAGACGCTGCCAAGGGTAGCAAAAAATCGAAGTACGCTACTGCCAAGCAGCGCCAGAACGAGGAGCCTACCCCCGAGCAATCGACAAGCCAGGAGGAAGACGAAGCGGTTTCTAAAGGCCGCCCGGTAGAAGCCGAGTTCGGCAAAGACCCCGTGGTTCACCGCCGCCGCGAGGCCGGCTTCGACCATGCCGGCGATGTGCGCCACCAGAAGAAGCGTCGCCCCGAGCGTGCCGCCGAAACCGAGCGTCCCGGCGAGTACATCACCGGCCGTGTAGATCTGGCTACCCAAAAATTTGCCTTCGTAGTGAGTGATGAATCGGAGGAAGACGTGCGCGTGTTCACCGACCGCCTCATGTTCGCGATGGACGGCGACACGGTGCGCGTGCGTCTGCGCGGCCAGCGTGATGGTCGCCCAGTAGGCGACGTGGTAGAAGTGTTGAATCGCGAGAAAGACACCGTGGTAGGTCGCCTGATGACGCAGAATGCGGGCTTCGGCTTTGTGAAGCCCGACTACCGTAAGCTCTACTTCGATGTGTTTGTGCCGACTGATGGTTTGCACGAAGCCCGCGACGGCGAGAAGGTATTGGTGAAGATTACGGAATGGCCCGAGGACCCCGGCCGCCAGCCGGTAGGCGAGGTGGTGCGCAGCTTCGGCCAAGCCGGTGAGAACGAAGCCGAAATCAACGCCATCATGGCGGAGTTTGGGTTGCCGTTTGAATTCCCGGCCGAAGTAGAAGCCGAATCGGAAGCTATTCCGGATGTGATTTCGGCCAAGGAAATCGAGCGTCGCCGCGACTTCCGCGACGTGACTACCTTCACTATCGACCCCGCCGACGCTAAGGACTTCGACGACGCCCTATCCCTGCGCCAGTTGGAAAATGGGCATTGGGAGATAGGTGTGCACATAGCCGACGTGACCCACTACGTGCGCCCCGATACGGCGCTAGAGAAGGAGGCCGAGTTCCGGGCTACCTCCGTGTACCTGGTCGACCGCGTGATTCCGATGCTACCCGAGCGCCTCTCGAATGGCCTCTGCTCGCTGCGCCCCAACGAGGACAAGCTGACCTTCTCAGCTGTATTTGAGCTAGACGAAAAGGGTAAGCTGTATGATGCCTGGTATGGCAAAACCATCATTCATTCCGACCGTCGCTTCTCTTACGAAGAGGCTCAGGAGCGCATCGAAAGCAAAGAAGGCGACTTTGCTACGGAGGTGAATCTGCTGAACAGCATTGCCAAAAAGCTCAACGAGCAGCGTTTCAAGAAAGGCGCTATCAGCTTCGAAACGCAGGAGGTGAAGTTCCGGCTGGATGAGAACGGTAAGCCAGTGGGCGTGTATGTGAAGGAGCGCAAGGATGCCCACAAGATGATTGAGGAGTTCATGTTGCTGGCTAACCGTAAGGTGGCGGAGTTCGTGTTCAAGATCAAAGCCCGCAAGCCGCGCATGACGATGGTGTACCGTATTCACGAAGCACCCGACCCCGACCGTCTGCAAAACTTCGCCTTATTCGCCCAGAAGTTTGGCCACACGCTAGACCTCACTAACCCCAAAAAGCTCAGTGCCGAACTGAATGATTTGTCGGAGGAGGTAATTGGTAAGCCCGAGCAGAACGTCATCCAGACGCTGGCCATCCGTACCATGTCGAAGGCTATTTACAGCACCGAGCCCATCGGGCACTTCGGTCTGGCATTCGAGCACTACACGCACTTCACCTCACCCATCCGCCGCTATCCCGACATGATGGTGCACCGCCTGTTGGAGCACTATCTCGAAGGCGGTAAGAACGTGCCCGTGGAGCCGGTAGAAGAGGAGTGTAAGCATTCCTCGGAACGCGAGAAACGCGCCGCCACTGCCGAGCGTGCCAGCATCAAGTACAAGCAGGTAGAGTATATGGCCGATGAAATCGGGGCCGAATTTACCGGTGTAGTATCGGGCCTCACGGAGTGGGGCGTGTACGTGGAAATCGAGGAGAACAAGTGCGAGGGCATGGTTCGCATCAGCGACATTCCCGGTGACTACTTCGAACTGGATAAGGACAACTATCGCCTGGTAGGAAAGAAAACCAAGCGCGTCATCCAGTTCGGCGACCCGCTGCAGGTGGTAGTGAAATCTGCCAACCTACTCGACCGCACCATCGACTTCGACCTAGTAGACCGCCGGCCTGATGCCGTGAAGCGCCGCGAGAAAGATGAGAAGCGTGGCAACCGCGGGGGCAGCCGCCACGGTGGTGGCAAAGAAAGCTCCAGCAAGCCGGGCAAGGGTGGTGGCAAGCGCCGCCGGTAG